A portion of the Juglans microcarpa x Juglans regia isolate MS1-56 chromosome 1D, Jm3101_v1.0, whole genome shotgun sequence genome contains these proteins:
- the LOC121241345 gene encoding non-specific lipid-transfer protein B-like, with product MEKKTIITAFGLMMMMLILSATTARADLCQDALKALLPCMPFLTGSDPPTPSANCCLGASEVLNKATTTEDRKALCVCFKNGAAQDGVKSDRAEQLPDLCKIKVPVPIKPDVDCKKL from the coding sequence ATGGAGAAGAAAACAATTATAACGGCCTTtgggttgatgatgatgatgttgatccTAAGCGCAACTACTGCAAGAGCCGATCTATGCCAGGATGCATTGAAAGCTTTGTTGCCTTGCATGCCGTTCTTGACGGGTTCTGACCCTCCAACACCCAGTGCTAACTGCTGCCTAGGCGCAAGCGAAGTGCTGAATAAAGCTACGACCACCGAAGATCGCAAGGCTCTGTGTGTCTGTTTCAAAAATGGTGCAGCCCAGGATGGTGTTAAGTCTGATAGGGCTGAACAGCTTCCCGACCTCTGCAAGATCAAAGTTCCGGTTCCGATTAAACCCGATGTGGACTgcaaaaaattatga